The following coding sequences lie in one Thermomicrobium sp. 4228-Ro genomic window:
- a CDS encoding PEP-utilizing enzyme, whose product MSGTLRFPSPFEVETPAGCDGWEEMYPAYMRFSEKRRELEESRLWFYNGMHFPEPISPFDVITAEAFYVAIGEMNARFFCIPPALGVDFRVLNGYVYISGIPVLDPQKVQERAELFQRRAGHYYENWSAIYEDWKQRVIAEIEALKQIPFPRLPDVEPEELVFAHRGIGTAQTIFESYNRVIESLFRIAQIHCEIVMIGFAAYLTFYQFCKRFFPEIPDQQITLMVSGIDVSMMRPDQELRALAKRAVELGVADAFVEGRSWQDVFADLQQCENGRTWLREWDERGEPWFWINAGDGLQHQFRAWRDDPSPIFPILIEYVKRAARGESLQRDTAPVREERERITAEYRALLPSDEDRAAFDQLLSLVRRVYYSIEDHKFWVDHWFMSIWWNKLRELGALFVEHGFFREVDDLFYLHWTEVSQALTDLLLAWSIGTEAYGPKHWPDVVARRKEILRKLRVFNPPPALGVVPEVIADPAIVMLWGITPERLRAWVTKDEGNVLRGFAASPGVVEGPARVIFDVAELKTVEDGEILVCSVTEPSWAPVFAKVRGIVTDIGGVMSHAAIVAREYGVPAVLGTGVATKRICTGQRLRVDGNEGTVTILD is encoded by the coding sequence ATGAGCGGGACGCTGCGGTTTCCGAGCCCGTTCGAAGTAGAAACTCCGGCCGGCTGCGATGGCTGGGAAGAGATGTACCCGGCCTACATGCGCTTCTCGGAGAAACGGCGAGAACTCGAGGAGTCACGCCTCTGGTTCTACAACGGCATGCACTTCCCGGAACCGATCTCGCCTTTCGATGTCATCACCGCTGAGGCCTTCTACGTCGCCATCGGTGAGATGAACGCCCGCTTCTTCTGCATTCCCCCGGCGCTCGGCGTCGATTTCCGCGTACTCAACGGCTACGTCTACATCAGCGGGATTCCAGTGCTCGACCCGCAGAAGGTGCAGGAGCGCGCCGAACTCTTCCAGCGGCGAGCCGGTCACTACTACGAGAACTGGTCGGCGATCTACGAAGACTGGAAGCAACGCGTCATCGCCGAGATCGAGGCACTCAAGCAGATCCCCTTCCCCAGGCTTCCCGACGTCGAACCCGAGGAACTCGTCTTCGCGCATCGTGGCATCGGCACAGCCCAGACGATATTCGAGAGCTACAACCGCGTCATCGAGAGCCTCTTCCGCATCGCCCAGATCCACTGCGAGATCGTGATGATCGGCTTCGCCGCTTACCTGACCTTCTACCAGTTCTGCAAGCGCTTCTTCCCGGAGATTCCCGACCAGCAGATCACGCTCATGGTCTCCGGTATCGACGTCAGCATGATGCGTCCCGATCAGGAGCTCCGAGCCCTCGCCAAGCGAGCCGTCGAACTGGGAGTGGCCGATGCCTTCGTCGAGGGACGCAGCTGGCAGGACGTCTTCGCTGATCTCCAGCAGTGCGAGAACGGTCGAACCTGGTTGCGCGAGTGGGACGAACGCGGCGAGCCATGGTTCTGGATCAACGCTGGCGACGGGCTCCAGCACCAGTTCCGGGCATGGCGCGACGACCCGAGCCCGATCTTCCCGATCCTCATCGAGTACGTCAAGCGCGCAGCCCGCGGTGAGTCGCTCCAGCGGGACACGGCGCCGGTTCGCGAGGAACGCGAGCGGATCACTGCTGAGTATCGCGCGCTCCTACCGAGCGATGAGGACCGCGCTGCCTTTGACCAGCTCCTCAGCCTCGTGCGGCGGGTCTACTACTCGATCGAGGACCACAAGTTTTGGGTCGACCACTGGTTTATGAGCATCTGGTGGAACAAACTGCGCGAACTCGGCGCGCTCTTCGTCGAACACGGTTTCTTCCGCGAAGTCGACGACCTGTTCTACCTCCACTGGACGGAAGTGAGCCAGGCACTCACCGACCTCTTGCTCGCTTGGTCGATCGGTACCGAGGCGTACGGCCCGAAGCACTGGCCGGACGTGGTCGCGCGTCGGAAGGAGATCCTGCGGAAGCTCCGCGTTTTCAACCCGCCACCGGCGCTCGGTGTGGTTCCGGAGGTCATCGCCGATCCTGCCATCGTGATGCTCTGGGGCATCACCCCCGAGCGCCTGCGGGCTTGGGTAACCAAGGACGAAGGAAATGTGCTGCGCGGCTTCGCCGCCTCACCGGGTGTCGTCGAGGGACCAGCGCGTGTGATCTTCGACGTCGCCGAACTCAAGACGGTCGAGGACGGCGAGATCCTCGTCTGTTCGGTCACCGAGCCGAGCTGGGCACCTGTCTTCGCGAAGGTGCGTGGCATCGTCACCGATATCGGCGGCGTCATGTCGCACGCTGCGATCGTCGCTCGAGAATACGGTGTCCCGGCAGTGCTCGGTACCGGTGTAGCGACCAAGCGGATCTGTACCGGACAACGCCTGCGAGTCGACGGGAACGAGGGTACCGTTACGATTCTCGATTGA
- a CDS encoding acetyl-CoA carboxylase biotin carboxyl carrier protein: MELTPEDVQEILKLIEQSSFDELYLETPQLKLIVRRGHDGTSSTVVPAPQPATAAESSTRQASEVAATIPAERPAAAEPPRAEPVVPRDETLVPIVAPLKGIFYRAPRPGAEPFVDVGSEVREDTVVAIIEVMKLMHSVQAGVRGTIVQVCVENGQAVDRGQPLFLVRPSEPVAEQHPSAATS; this comes from the coding sequence ATGGAACTGACGCCGGAAGACGTGCAAGAGATTCTCAAGCTGATCGAGCAGTCTTCATTCGACGAGTTGTATCTCGAGACGCCGCAGCTCAAGCTGATCGTCCGCCGTGGCCACGACGGGACGAGCAGCACCGTCGTACCGGCTCCCCAGCCGGCAACAGCGGCGGAATCGTCCACGCGCCAGGCGAGCGAAGTAGCCGCGACGATACCGGCGGAACGTCCGGCTGCAGCGGAACCGCCCCGCGCGGAGCCGGTCGTGCCCCGCGACGAAACACTGGTCCCGATCGTTGCCCCACTCAAGGGCATCTTTTACCGTGCCCCGCGCCCCGGGGCTGAACCGTTCGTCGATGTGGGGAGCGAGGTGCGCGAGGACACGGTCGTCGCCATTATCGAGGTCATGAAACTCATGCATTCCGTCCAGGCCGGGGTACGCGGAACGATCGTCCAGGTCTGCGTCGAGAACGGCCAGGCGGTCGATCGCGGCCAGCCGCTGTTCCTGGTCCGACCGAGCGAGCCAGTGGCAGAGCAACACCCATCCGCAGCGACATCGTGA
- the queF gene encoding preQ(1) synthase, which translates to MPTQPSKELERIPNPKPERDYEIEITTNEFTCVCPRTGQPDFATITIRYVPDQWIVELKSLKLYLWSFRNEGHYHEEVTNTILDDLVRTLQPRRMTVVADFNIRGGLHTVVTARYEQTIEEMRATAD; encoded by the coding sequence ATGCCGACGCAACCGAGCAAGGAACTGGAACGGATCCCGAACCCGAAACCCGAGCGCGACTACGAGATCGAGATCACGACGAACGAGTTCACCTGTGTCTGCCCGCGGACCGGCCAGCCGGACTTCGCGACGATCACCATCCGCTACGTCCCCGACCAGTGGATCGTCGAGCTCAAGTCGCTCAAGCTCTACCTCTGGTCTTTCCGGAACGAGGGGCATTACCACGAGGAGGTCACCAACACGATCCTCGACGACCTGGTACGGACGCTCCAGCCGCGCCGCATGACCGTAGTCGCCGATTTCAATATCCGCGGCGGGCTGCACACTGTCGTCACCGCCCGCTACGAGCAGACGATCGAGGAGATGCGTGCTACCGCAGATTGA